The DNA region CCCTCGATGCCGACCCCCGTGGGTAAGACGGCCCCCCTCGGCGGCGTCCCAACCGCATGAGAGCGGCCGAAGCCCCGAACCCAGCGGCCGGGCGCCCAGCGCCGGCCTCATGGACCCCCGACCGGCGCCTGGGGTACGATCGCACGCGTGACTGGAACGGATTTGCCCTAGCGAGCCCCGACGTGCCCGAAACCGACGCCGACGATTGGATCAGGCGGCTCCGCTCGTCGGGGCCCGAGCACGACGCCGCGCTGGCCGAGTTGCGGCGGGTGCTGGTGCGTGGGCTGTCGCGGTCGCTGGCCGACCGTGGCGGCGGCGAGGCGTTTGCCGAAGACATCGCCCAGGACGCGCTGTTGAAGATCACCCGCTCGCTCGACACGTTCGAGGGACGCAGCCGGTTCACGACCTGGGCGATCACCATCGCCACGCGGCTGGCGATCAGCGAGCTGCGGCGTCGGCGGTTTCAAGACGTGTCGCTGCACTCCGTCACCAAGCCGGGCGAACGCAGCCTGGAGATCGCTATCGACGGCCAACCGGGGCCAGAGCAGCAGAGCGAGCG from Pirellulimonas nuda includes:
- a CDS encoding RNA polymerase sigma factor; the encoded protein is MPETDADDWIRRLRSSGPEHDAALAELRRVLVRGLSRSLADRGGGEAFAEDIAQDALLKITRSLDTFEGRSRFTTWAITIATRLAISELRRRRFQDVSLHSVTKPGERSLEIAIDGQPGPEQQSEREELLVQLRRLIDEGLTPRQREATHALLDGMPVEEFAYRTGSNRNAVYKLVHDARAKLRVGLEEAGVTADDIAATL